The Helianthus annuus cultivar XRQ/B chromosome 15, HanXRQr2.0-SUNRISE, whole genome shotgun sequence genomic sequence agctgatatgattccctaacacgctcatcaaaaatatgtttgtaaatagtttactttcattacattctgtattttaagtttctgtatttcatttctagtttagaaactttattaaaaaatccaaaaagatttttcatttctgctttattttccgacaaaccaaagtggaaagttgattgttagattctcaaagttgaagcagatgcaggaagtttctggactggaggatgaggagagcttatcttgttAAAATCTGATTGatgaaaagtcaaaaacaagttcattaatttgaaacttgttatTTTCTGAAATTGTTTGATAATTCTTGAACAAAAATCAGCGTGTTTTGTCAaaaatcaaccaaggtcattaagttggacttggtagataaaattgagtaatcagggtcattaacttggacctgaatacttgagtggatttctaaaactgatagaTAATGAGATTTATTGTTGAAAatcaatagattgtaatgttatatgtttgagaaataGGTTGTGGATTTCAAAATCCCCACGGCAACAAAATGACAAAGTTTGCACCAGAAATTTGAGTCCCAgcataccgagagggggagtctgtgaaagggggagtcagaattctggatcaaTATTCAAAGGGGAGTTTGTAGATTAAGGATAGAGCCAGGATGAGATCCTGAACCTTTGAAGAGGAAGCGTTTACAATGACAAGACAAATTGGAAAGAGaaaaagactgaagactcgacgccgaagacttcgtcaacatccaagggggagtctgttggtgcatctagtgtctgttaactacgtctatatcgagtcttatgtctagataggaaagatcagtgcacggaaaccaagAAAATGTAATTTAGTGGGTGATTCTACTTGAAATGACAATAggtcattttcaagcgaaatcagatcctagatattccgcttgaactcCACACATGGTGATTCCGCTTGGGAGGTTTGAAGCGAAATCAAGAGTTCCGCTAGAacggtttcaagcggaatcaggcttcctatatatatgtgtgtgaggtgttcatttggagcggaatctggtCTTGTGTTTTGAGCCGAGGTGCTGTCCGTTTGTCATTTAAACATGTAAAAGCTCAGGAATTCAGTAAtagtaaaggattgaaagaaaacaagctgtttgacattgtttacattgattccgcctttgtaaatgatgatgaactactcaacttgactgtttagggtcaccgtAACCGGTCCAACAATGTTTGTGTTATGTTTATGAGTATTAATACAACTTATATGAACCATGTCAAACATAACTGATATAGACCTGCAACCTCTTTTCATGCATATGATTATTTTTTCACATAGACCAGCAGCATCAGCAGTCATTATGAAAACACCTAGGTTGACCCCTTTAACCCGTTTGATGAAACAGGGTGACCACTTTAAACCGTTTAGTGCTGACCTGTTCATACTTGTTAATAGCGATGGTAGCGAGCGCTATAGCGAATAGTGTAGCGTTGGATCATCGTTATATGATGTTTAGCGCTCAATAGCGACAATTAgggtttttttctttttaagaAAATATTAAAAACCCAATTTTTAGGCATTTTAATCGACCAAACAGCTGTAATCTTCCCTAATTGCATAATAAATCTTATATTCGTGAATAAAACCCAATTCTTTTTTTGAAAAAGTTCTAATATGTTATCACTAAACATCAAATAGCGctcgctatcgctacgtagcgtataggtagcttgtcgctatttgctattaacaactatggacCCGTTTAAATCATTAGATGAGACAGGCTGACCCGTTTAAAACGTTTAATCAACCAGGCTAACCGGTTTAAACCGTTTAATCAACCAGGCTAACCCGCTTAAACTGTTTGATCAACCAGGCTGACCCGTTTAAACCGTCCAACCAGGCTAACCCGCTTAAACCGTTTGATCAACTAGGCTGACCCATTTAAACCATTTGATGAAACAAGCCGACCCATTTAAATAGACCTGCAGATAATTTGAACTAAACCAGGGGCTGTAGTTTACATAGACCTGAATTAACAAAAAAAACACCCTTTCTTCAAGGGAGTTAGTGAATATTATATAACTGCCAGTTTTCTTAGATGCCAAATAGGTTACTCTATCCATTTAGTATAAGTTGCTAAAATAGCAGATCAAATGTAAAATTTTGTGGTAGACTTTGAGATATCATTGCCTCTTATATAGGGGATAgatagaaagaaagaaaaaataatatgatacataaaaagtttattttggaTGATTCATGCTATAAACAAGttgtatataaatattaaattTCTTGAGACAGAATTTAGGGACCAAAACAGCAATTTACTTTAAAAATTAAGTattgaatatttttttttttgctgagtATGGTAGATATAACAATTTCTCAACTGTATTAATATAACAGTTTCTCAGTCGTCCATAAGACAGTTTATATGTAACACATTATAGCTAATTTTTCCAGTTTGACATTATAGCTAATTTTTCCAGTTGGAATTTGCATCTGAATTAATATTCATGTGTTACAGGTTTGTATTACTAAGTGATCTGAATTAATATTCCAAATTTGTTAGGCTTACTGTGAAGTCAAGTTTTATTTTAATTGTGTTTTGTAGGAATCATTGCTTATGTCATCGCATTTACTGCATTGGCAAGTGGAACCTCATGGCTGGATTTAGTAGCAAGTAAGATTGTTGCTGAACGACAAACATAAGTAGTCGCGGCAACACGCGTGCATTTCCATTATATGTACACACACAACGTATATAcgaatttttaatgtttttaggTTTGAATTATGTTCTCGGACCATATTGCCGACTCCGCTGCAACGCACGGGTTCCCCACCAAGATCACCAATCATTCAAGTTTTTGTTGCAAAAGTTGACAAGATGGGTTGTTTTAGCTAAttaggtaacgggtcaaaacaggttcAAGGTGAAACGGGCTAGGTTGTGTTAACTCACAAACATTTTTGTAGAAATGGGTCAGGCCGGGTTAGTAGTTACAAATGAAGGTTTTAGTttcttttatatatttatctAAGTTGTACTTAAATTGTTCTTTAAATTAGCATTAGAGATGAGTTAAGAGGGGAAGAAATTCGTGTTGGCTATTACATTTTCATGAGATGATCATTATCCACCTCTAATTCCAGCAACAGAAAAGTTATAATCAAGGGTACTGGTATGAAGGAAGAAACTCAATATAGAGTCGTTAAGATGGTCATTTATGTGATTAATCGTCGTTAAGACGTGAAGCCTACGTTTGGAAAGGCCCAGAACAAAAATGATGATCTACATGGGCTTCGATGTcagtagatattatatgtttgtcttaagccacccgcgaagctCGCGGGATCTTAGGCTAGTATCAGATGAAAATAGAAAACTACTCGTGTTAAGGGTATTTATGGCATTTAACATTAGACACATCGAGGCTTCTTAGCCCTTCACAGCTTTTAATCCTATTTTCTTTTGCAATATCAAGACACAACAGGGAGATACAGAGGAGTGAGAGAGACGAGGTCGAATTGCATTAATTTTGGAAATAAAAAAGTAAGATGGCTGCTTGTCACACTATTCACAACTCAAATCAGTTTTGTAGATTTTTTTATCAGATAAGAATAAAAAAACTCATAATACATTGCATTGTTACTttgaaaaaataataataattaaggtggctgctaaaacaataaataattataataattaaattattagAAAAAGTAAAATAACTACTAATTGCATTATATTTTGGAAAAATAGAAGAAATTAAGATGGCTGTTTTAGGATGAGTTCGGTATCAAACCGGTGCCAGTATTGAAATATCAGTCTTGAAAAACCGGAAAAATAGATAACAGTACCGAAAATAATTGGTATGGTACCATTACCAGCATTTGAAATTTGATTGTTTATCGAACCGTCGGTCCcgaaaaatgacaaaaatgccggTATCAATATAAAAATGATCGGTATTGGATGGTATCAATTCGGTACAGATATCTGATACTAAATGCTCATCCCTAGGTTATTTATCAATATTCACAACTCACTTTGTTTTGTATAATAGTATTAGTTGTACAAAGTGTCtaaagtgttttaaaccattagactaatggttgagatcaatagggatcaaattataaattgtgttttaatttatttggactgatttgaaaattgtaggggTAATAGTGTCTTTGTATATGTTTTAAATTAGTTAACCtctcctaaattctagcgattcactcctaaattctagcgattcaaTTTTAAACTTATTATAAAATCCGGACATTCTAAAAAATCCAGAAACATGTAACTGCTACaacaaatatataacactatacatccatcatataacattatataacaccaaaaaatactatataacaccaggatatggatcattacagaacactaattattgcgagaacaaaaagaacaactctaaatcactaaattctGGGATTTAAGGTTTATAgttcttaaattttatgtttcttacattcatatgtgtattatatatacgtaaaaaaaatcatatattttcccTACATatagtctacatacatgtaggtaatttagcctacacataacctacatgtgtgtagATTATTTAAGAATtgaagatttttcatattttattttaaactctagtgtgagaaacaataaatgTTACATCTATAACATTTTCATTaaattttaggtttttaggattgtaaaaatgagtgattcattttgttctgcgtgttctcgcaatatttagtgttctgcatagaaccttcccctataacaccatataacactgtgtaacactatataaaaatatataacactatacagttctgaaCAAGATGAAacaaattcgtagattaattctTAATTCATATTCCTATAATTAAGGGTGGCGGTTATTGAAggttatcaattaattaaatcaataagaaaaatacctgtttacccttttgaattaatttagattgaggacacatgtcatctccacaatatttctcacacttctcacacttttgaattAATGTATAGGATCTTCAATCTAGTTGTACATCTTATTTAATTTCAACTCTATTCTACTTTGTAAAATAATAACCAACTAGTATTTtgcccgccgcgcgttgcggcagCGCGCGACGGGTTGAACCGTGCAATCAGACACGAAGTGTAAAACACAACGCATAAGACACATTACGCTACACACAATTCACAAAAAGAATGCGTTGCACATAATTCATAAAACACAATGCATAAGATACAAAGTGTTACACATAATTCGTAAAACACGATGCGTAAAAGACAATTACTAaaaagtatgaaacacaatgctTTTAACAAAGTGCAAAAAAACACGCCACAAATATGTGACAATATGTGAAAGCTTAGGAGTTAGACTTCGTAGGTCGCCAAAGAGCATGGTGCACATAAAAAAAATtgcttttcattaaaattaaaataacatgtaaaaaaattattttagaaatttattaaacatagGGGATAAAAAATGCAACTTGTAAAAGTTGTAAAAATCGTAAAATGGAGTAGTAGTTTAGGGGTTAAAATTGCAATTTTTAAAAGCTGAAGGATGTAAAAACGGAGTAATGCGCATGACTTATAAATGAAAACTTTCAAACATGAAGGCTAAAAACAAAAGGTTAAAAATTTGAGGGGTTGGTGGCGCAATTTAAACATGTGGGTTAACAATGCAAACTTCAAAACTTGATGGATCAATGCTGTAAAAGTAACCGATATTCCTCAATAAGATAGATGTTTATTTATTCCTGTGTTGCGGTGGGTATCGCGACGAAAACTTTGTTGGTAACGCATTTTGGTGTACTTGTAAACAAAATGAAGAACCGAAAAAATATAGTAGTAATATTGCTAATAGGGAATCCCCATTAAAATGACGTCCCGCCTGCATGACAGAAGGAGTATTTAGAACCTTGATTCGGACCTCTTTTTCAAGATGATTGAAGTCGACAAACGCCATCTTGCTGAGCGCATTTGCACGCTTGTTTTTGTTTCGTTTGATGTGGATAACTTTTCAAGAAGCGAACCACCACATGAGCTCTTAAACCTGGTTAAGGTAAAGAATCATGGTTGCGTCCTTATAGTCGTTGCTCCCGTTGATATGACCCATCACTAACGTTGAATCGATATGAGCCTCTAAATAGCAGGCTCCTAGCTTGTCGACGATGCGCAACCCTGCCAATAGAGCATCATACTTCGCTTCATTGTTTGTACTTTTGAAGTCCAAGCAGATTGCATAAGTGAACTCATTCTTTTCTAGTAAACATAGTGAGTTTGCTAATTTCTTTTACAACCCATCTTTCAAATAAATTCTTCAACATTTATACAAGTCTCTAAGCTATTATTTAAACAACTTCAAAGACTTTTTCTTTATTTCCCAATAATCCTTCTTACATGTGTGAACCGAAATCCATATCACCAGATCATATCAAATTGAAGTGAAGTGAACTAGTTTTGTCTCCATGCACACTtaagttttgaaaaatatatataaattttaatcaCTTTGATCAAGAACATCCCTCATTTGGCATATAAAGGAACCCCAAAAACAAAGCAAATCTCCTAGTCAGATTCCAACTTCCAAACATCATTTCCTTTACAAACAACACAATACAAATAAAATACAAGAGACCGACCAACAAATAAATTCCACAATACAAATAGAAGAGACTTGGGAATGGAAATAAATTATGTTCAAGGTTCATATGACTCCTGGTTGTTGTCGTGACGTACATCATTACCAACTGTTCTCTTGCTCATGTCTGTCCTCTGCACAAGTCTAACCAATGCCTCCACCACTTCCGACATGGGTGGTCGGAACTCAGGCTCCGGCTGACAATTAACCCACAATCAGTCGTCTAGTAATAATATCTCAAAGAGCTCAAGTTGCAAATTTAAATCTTACCTGCACACAGAGAGCAATTACATCCGCAAACCTCGAGAGAGATTTAACTGGATAAAGTCCTTTCAGTGCAGGATCAACCATCTTAGCAAGGGCATCAATGTCGTGAAGTTGAGGCGTTGCCCATCGGACTAATGATTGCTCAGATCTTGTCCTTGAGCTGTACACATGAAATACATGTCATGTCATGtaatataaaaacaaacgttGCTAGAATTTGGCACGCAGCTTTTACCTATCAAATGGTTTTCTTCCTGTGAGCAGTTCCAACATGGTGACGCCAAATCCAAAGACGTCACTTTTTACTGTGTACTGACCAGACATCGAAACCTCTGGGGCACTATTATCCAATTCCTGCAACAAGATAAAAGTCGCATAACAATGGGTATTCGCAAACAGACCAAATTTCAAACCATACTATAATACCATACCTGATCTGCATCTGGAACGAGGCTTGCTAAACCACAGTCGGAAATGTGAGGGTTAAGCTCTGAGTCCAGCAAAATGTTGGCAGATTTTATACTTTTATGAATAACGGATGGTGAGCATACTTCATGCAGATATCTGGAGGAAGAAAATTATGTGAAAACATGGACAAAAACTAAATTTACAGGCACGCTATATCCGACTTACTCCAATGCACGTGCTGCGCCTAAAGCAATCTTCACGCGGTTATTCCATGTTAATGGCTTGCTGTTGTATTCATCTGATAGGTGCAGGAAATCATAGAGTGAACCATTTTTAATAAACTCGTAAACCAGCAGGTGCTGCCCATGCTCACAGCAATACCCGACAAGTTCTGTCACATTCGGGTGGCGTAACCGTGATATATCTGAAACTATATCGATGAAATTTTCTGACATATCACCACTTAGAGCTGATGAATTTATCTTCTTTATAGCAACCACCTACAAATAAATGAGTTTAGGTTAGATAATAATGAGAAACCAGAAGTCATGCTCGTTCATTAACAAAATATAATACCTTTCCATCTTCAAACTGAGCACGGAAAACACGTCCAGTGGACCCCTCGCCAACAAGGTTATCGGCACTAAAGCTATCCGTTGCTATTTGAAGATCTGCTATTGAATATGATATGACGTTTGTAGGAGCTACACTTTTCTTCTTGGGGACCGCAGGTTTTGCTgagaaatcatcatcatcaaatgaTTTATGGCGTTCCATTGGTGGTGGTTTAAGACTAATTGCAGCCGGAACTTCAAATGATTTTATGTTTTCGTTTGAGGAAGCTTGAACAGATTTCATTTCTGATAAAACAATGCAACATAGCATAAAGATACGCACAAAAAATATCAAGAAATATATATAGATTTCACTAAAAATAGATGTAGTTCAGGTATCCCAGTTTTGTACCTTGAACTCCCTGTGGCTGTGAGGCAAGAGGAGTAAAAGGCTGGTTCTCCGTTTTTTCAATGTCAGTATGTGCTTTTTTGGatcttttttttaacaaaaagaaTGCAATGACAGCACCAACAACCAAAACGGATACCACAATACCAGCAATAGCTCCACCACTGACCCCAGATTTCTTGCCACCATCACTAGAATTATTTGTAGGTGGGCTCCTGTTGCCGCTCGGTTGGTGGTTTCGACCAGCTGCTGGTGTTCCCGGTGGAGGTGGGGGTGCGTTCCCTGAGTTCCATGAGTTACCGTCCTTTCTGTCATGCAAATTATATATTCAACATTTAAGTTGGATATTACATATAATATAGCTTTTAAAACCAGAAACTTACTGCAGATCTATGTTTTTTAATTGACTAGGAACCCATCCACTGAATTTGTTATTGGCAACATTCCTGTAAAACAGAAAGGTAAGTAAGATAATATGTTTGATATACAGAAACCAAATGATTTGGTTTAAAGAGTGGATTGTATTACTCACAGGTGTTTAAGAGGAAGATCAGCAAGGACATTGATAGTTCCTGTAAACTGGTTGTTTTGTAAAGACCTGCATTAAAATAAGGAATAATGCAATATCTGAATACCAGCCTGATGATTTGTTTTTCTTTGATAAAAGACCTACTTTGTGTAGTTAAGGTTTACTTTACTGTATTTTGTATTGTTGGCCTGGTCCCACGGTATATAGATGGGCCTTAAGGTTTCTATGTACCATGTATTACAAATAGTGATCAATCTTTAATTTAAACTTACATATCAGTTGCACTGGACAGTGAGCTGAAGCTTTCAGGAAGATCACCCgttaaagaattaaaagataGATCCCTGAAGCATAACAAAATGTTAATTGCCTTTTCCCTaagataaaaaaatatatatatattcctcGACTTGGGATATGGAAGCATTACAATGTGGATAAATCTGAAAGTTTTCCAAACA encodes the following:
- the LOC110913078 gene encoding protein STRUBBELIG-RECEPTOR FAMILY 7 codes for the protein MRRRPLLFVFLILAPSFINGDTDPSDASALRVMYQGLNSPGQLTKWTSNGGDPCGDNWKGVKCSASRVTEINLSGLGLSGNLGYQLTSLTSLTNFDISNNNLGNQIPYNLPPKLQRLNIAGCGFSGSLPYSISLMTSLKYLNAARNQLNGELPDMFGKLSDLSTLDLSFNSLTGDLPESFSSLSSATDMSLQNNQFTGTINVLADLPLKHLNVANNKFSGWVPSQLKNIDLQKDGNSWNSGNAPPPPPGTPAAGRNHQPSGNRSPPTNNSSDGGKKSGVSGGAIAGIVVSVLVVGAVIAFFLLKKRSKKAHTDIEKTENQPFTPLASQPQGVQEMKSVQASSNENIKSFEVPAAISLKPPPMERHKSFDDDDFSAKPAVPKKKSVAPTNVISYSIADLQIATDSFSADNLVGEGSTGRVFRAQFEDGKVVAIKKINSSALSGDMSENFIDIVSDISRLRHPNVTELVGYCCEHGQHLLVYEFIKNGSLYDFLHLSDEYNSKPLTWNNRVKIALGAARALEYLHEVCSPSVIHKSIKSANILLDSELNPHISDCGLASLVPDADQELDNSAPEVSMSGQYTVKSDVFGFGVTMLELLTGRKPFDSSRTRSEQSLVRWATPQLHDIDALAKMVDPALKGLYPVKSLSRFADVIALCVQPEPEFRPPMSEVVEALVRLVQRTDMSKRTVGNDVRHDNNQESYEP